One genomic window of Streptococcus mitis includes the following:
- a CDS encoding MBL fold metallo-hydrolase, with translation MKIHKTVNPVAYENTYYLEGEKHLIVVDPGSHWEAIRQTIESINKPICAILLTHAHYDHIMSLDLVRETFGNPPVYIAESEASWLYTPVDNLSGLPRHDDMADVVAKPAEHTFVFHEEYQLEEFRFTVLPTPGHSIGGVSIVFPEAHLVLTGDSLFRETIGRTDLPTGSTEQLLHSIQTQLFTLPNYDVYPGHGPATTIAHEKTFNPFF, from the coding sequence ATGAAAATCCATAAAACTGTGAATCCTGTTGCCTATGAAAACACCTATTACCTAGAAGGTGAAAAACACCTCATCGTTGTCGATCCTGGTAGCCATTGGGAAGCCATTCGTCAGACAATAGAGAGCATCAACAAACCGATCTGCGCTATTCTCTTGACCCACGCTCATTATGACCATATCATGAGTCTGGACCTAGTTCGCGAAACTTTTGGCAATCCTCCTGTCTATATCGCAGAGAGCGAAGCTAGCTGGCTTTACACTCCAGTCGATAATCTCTCTGGTCTCCCTCGTCATGATGATATGGCAGATGTGGTTGCAAAACCAGCAGAGCACACCTTTGTCTTTCATGAGGAATACCAGCTTGAGGAATTTCGTTTTACCGTCTTGCCAACACCAGGTCACTCTATCGGCGGCGTTTCAATCGTCTTTCCTGAGGCTCACCTAGTCTTGACCGGAGATTCCCTCTTTAGAGAAACAATCGGACGGACAGATCTTCCGACTGGTAGTACAGAGCAGCTACTCCATAGTATCCAAACCCAACTCTTCACCCTACCAAACTACGATGTCTATCCAGGGCATGGACCTGCTACGACCATCGCCCATGAAAAGACCTTTAATCCTTTTTTCTAG